From the genome of Megalopta genalis isolate 19385.01 chromosome 13, iyMegGena1_principal, whole genome shotgun sequence:
taatacACTTTATCTCAAAGTGATTAGGCTTGTTACACTTAGTACATACTTTTCCTTGTGCAGGGCACAATGATTTTGCGTGATCAGTTCCACATCTgggacaattttttattacagGCATTTGACATTTCCAGGAGTAATGGTTACTCTTACCACATTTGCAACATGTATAACCAAAAGCTGGACACTCAATTTGTTTATGATTAGTTCCACATTTCGAGCAGTTTTCAACAAACTTGGTACTAGATTTACAGTTCTCTGTGAAATGATTAAATTTTTTACAAGTATCACATTGTTTTCCATGAGCAGGACAATTATTGTGTGTGTGTCGTTTTCCACATCTGATACAATCAATTATAATCCTCTGTTTAACAGTTTTCTTGGGAACATCAATTTTGCAATGATCTTTcttaaaattttgaaatgtcGCCAATTCCGAAGTAATTTCACTTAAGGTTAATGATCTTAAATATGTCTCCATCTCAGCATTATGCCCAGCTGTTGTAATATCATTAAtcaatttttcttttacaatacaATCAATATCTGGATGATTGCTATCTGTAGCAAGTTTCTGAaagacaaatatttttattgtaattatttataaattttacaaTTATCG
Proteins encoded in this window:
- the LOC117224163 gene encoding uncharacterized protein LOC117224163; this translates as MFSTDNGTKDEAKFLQPLKNDSGDLSKSWCCWRSKFLNFLKYEDESEICKNSWGNYLLMFIGPIGQEAYKIISTNDVSLKDNFNALLLKFDIYFIYKSKKLQPNENINEYVNDLKKLATDSNHPDIDCIVKEKLINDITTAGHNAEMETYLRSLTLSEITSELATFQNFKKDHCKIDVPKKTVKQRIIIDCIRCGKRHTHNNCPAHGKQCDTCKKFNHFTENCKSSTKFVENCSKCGTNHKQIECPAFGYTCCKCGKSNHYSWKCQMPVIKNCPRCGTDHAKSLCPAQGKVCTKCNKPNHFEIKCISK